One part of the Methanobacterium sp. genome encodes these proteins:
- the grpE gene encoding nucleotide exchange factor GrpE, with amino-acid sequence MTDKNELKTLKKDLKEKEKSIEDLKNQIEEKDQKIDDYYSSMQRLQADFENYKKRTEKNMSEYIKYANEGLIINIIDIYEDLERALKSAEEGENLKSGVELIYKNLKDVLEKQGLSEIPAEGEKFDPFKHEALMTEKHEDYENGIVTETLAKGYTLNDKIIKCAMVKVCKK; translated from the coding sequence ATGACCGATAAAAATGAACTGAAAACATTAAAGAAGGATCTGAAAGAGAAAGAAAAGTCAATTGAAGATCTAAAGAATCAAATTGAAGAAAAAGACCAGAAAATTGACGACTATTATTCAAGTATGCAGCGCCTTCAGGCTGATTTTGAAAATTACAAAAAGAGAACTGAAAAAAACATGAGCGAATACATTAAGTACGCCAATGAAGGTCTGATAATCAATATAATTGATATCTACGAAGACCTTGAAAGAGCACTTAAATCAGCTGAAGAAGGAGAAAACCTTAAATCAGGCGTTGAATTAATCTATAAAAACTTAAAAGACGTTCTTGAAAAACAGGGGCTTTCAGAAATCCCTGCAGAAGGAGAAAAGTTCGATCCTTTCAAACATGAAGCCCTAATGACTGAAAAACACGAAGATTACGAAAACGGTATTGTAACAGAAACTCTTGCAAAGGGATACACCCTGAATGATAAAATAATTAAATGTGCAATGGTAAAAGTTTGTAAAAAATAA
- a CDS encoding Hsp70 family protein, with translation MANNKKEKIIGIDLGTSNSAAAVLVGGKPTIIPSAEGATQYGKAFPSYVAFTPDGQRLVGEPARRQAVTNPENTISAIKRSMGTDYKVNVLGKQYSPQEISAFILQKIKKDAEAFLGEEVHKAVITVPAYFNDNQRTATKDAGTIAGLEVVRLVNEPTAASLAYGIDKEQEEELEIMVFDFGGGTLDVTIMEFGGGVFEVKSTSGDTKLGGTDMDNAIMNFLAEEFKRDTGVDLMADDQAVQRLREAAEKAKIELSTTLTSDINLPFITATAEGPK, from the coding sequence ATGGCTAATAATAAAAAAGAAAAAATTATAGGTATAGATCTTGGAACAAGTAACTCTGCAGCAGCAGTTTTGGTTGGTGGAAAGCCAACAATCATACCAAGTGCAGAAGGAGCTACACAATACGGTAAAGCATTTCCAAGTTATGTTGCATTTACTCCAGATGGACAGAGATTGGTTGGAGAACCAGCAAGAAGACAGGCTGTAACCAATCCTGAAAACACCATAAGTGCTATAAAAAGGAGTATGGGAACAGATTATAAGGTAAATGTCCTTGGAAAACAGTACAGCCCTCAGGAAATCTCAGCTTTCATTTTACAGAAAATTAAAAAAGACGCTGAAGCATTCCTTGGTGAAGAGGTACACAAAGCTGTTATTACAGTTCCTGCCTACTTTAACGACAACCAGAGGACTGCTACTAAAGATGCAGGTACAATAGCAGGGCTTGAAGTAGTAAGGCTTGTAAACGAACCTACAGCAGCAAGTTTAGCATATGGTATCGATAAAGAACAGGAAGAAGAACTTGAAATCATGGTCTTCGATTTTGGTGGTGGAACACTTGATGTGACCATAATGGAATTTGGAGGGGGTGTATTTGAAGTAAAATCCACAAGCGGTGATACAAAACTTGGTGGAACCGATATGGACAATGCTATCATGAATTTCCTTGCAGAAGAATTCAAAAGAGACACTGGCGTTGACCTCATGGCAGATGACCAGGCTGTCCAGAGATTAAGAGAAGCTGCAGAAAAAGCAAAAATAGAGCTTTCAACAACCCTGACATCAGACATAAACCTTCCATTTATTACTGCAACTGCAGAAGGCCCAAAA